A DNA window from Hemibagrus wyckioides isolate EC202008001 linkage group LG11, SWU_Hwy_1.0, whole genome shotgun sequence contains the following coding sequences:
- the atg9a gene encoding autophagy-related protein 9A isoform X1 — translation MAHFDTEYQRLEASYSDSPPGEENLLVHVPEGSKSHWHHIENLDLFFQRVYNLHQKNGFTCMLLGEIFELVQLVFVVTFTVFLANCVDYDILFANKFVNHTESSKVTLPDAFLPVDVCHARIRDNVLVIFILVISGVFWLHRLVKFIYNVCCYWEIRSFYINALKMSMADLPYFTWQEVQARIIEIQKEHQICIHKRELTELDIYHRILRFKNYMVAMVNKSLLPIRFRLPLLGDSVFYTRGLKYNFELIFFWGPGSLFENEWSLKSEYKRGGNRLDLADRLSSRILWIGIANLLLCPVILIWQILYAFFSYTEVIKREPGSLGARCWSLYGRCYLRHFNELDHELMSRLSKGYKASSKYMNCFMSPLLTVVAKNVAFFAGSILAVLIALTIYDEDVLAVEHVLSSITLLGVCITICRSFIPDKHMVFCPEQLLKVILAHIHYMPDHWQGNAHRYETRDEFAQLFQYKAVFILEELLSPVITPFILILCLRRKSLEIIDFFRNFTVEVVGVGDTCSFAQMDVRHHGHPAWMSAGKTEASIYQQAEDGKTELSLMHFAITNPQWQPPRESTHFISQLKEKVHREATGGQQGNAAENLTSAHSLQSESEPRSLIANLLAGPPSLASLHLGRDGSIINHLSMGVSEGASALRSLSPLSTSLHLRASYPSTRPPRLDHPAVAAGRAMAGSGTDARTVSSGSSAWEGQLTSMVLSEYASTEMSIHALYMHEMHKQQSRVEISRHTWHRQESDESSESVHDYTEPGHNAMPRSNTFPCNTTANQQGATVQSSVSQYGGTTGARVQRTARMPMGGWEEEPVVEEGSEDELPPHVHKVT, via the exons ATGGCCCACTTCGATACAGAGTACCAGCGTCTGGAGGCGTCCTACAGCGACTCTCCTCCTGGAGAGGAGAATCTGTTGGTTCACGTACCAGAGGGCTCGAAAT ctCACTGGCATCATATCGAAAACTTGGACCTCTTCTTTCAAAGA gtCTATAATCTTCATCAGAAGAATGGGTTCACATGTATGCTTCTGGGGGAAATCTTTGAGCTCGT ACAACTGGTCTTTGTGGTGACGTTCACTGTTTTTCTGGCCAACTGTGTGGACTACGACATCCTGTTCGCCAACAAGTTCGTCAATCATACCGAATCGTCCAAGGTGACTCTTCCCGACGCGTTTCTTCCTGTGGATGTGTGTCATGCTCG GATCCGTGATAACGTCTTGGTTATTTTCATCCTGGTGATATCTGGCGTGTTCTGGCTCCATCGCCTGGTCAAATTTATATACAACGTCTGCTGCTACTGGGAGATCCGCTCGTTCTACATCAATGCTCTGAAAATGTCCATG GCGGACCTTCCTTATTTCACCTGGCAAGAGGTGCAGGCGCGAATCATCGAGATCCAAAAAGAGCATCAGATCTGCATCCACAAACGGGAACTGACCGAGCTGGACATCTACCACCGCATCCTGCGCTTTAAGAACTACATGGTGGCGATGGTGAACAAGTCTCTGCTGCCCATCCGTTTCCGTTTACCCCTGCTGGGAGATTCTGTCTTCTACACGCGTGGCCTCAAGTACAACTTCGAGCTGATCTTCTTCTGGGGTCCCGGCTCTCTCTTCGAAAACGAGTGGAGTCTGAAGTCCGAATACAAGCGTGGAGGAAACCGGCTGGACTTGGCCGACCGCCTGAGCTCAAGGATCTTGTGGATCGGTATCGCCAACCTGCTCCTGTGTCCCGTCATTCTGATCTGGCAGATCCTGTACGCGTTCTTCAGCTACACAGAGGTCATTAAACGCGAGCCTGGCAGCCTCGGCGCTCGCTGCTGGTCCCTGTATGGCCGCTGCTACCTGCGCCACTTCAACGAGCTCGACCACGAGCTCATGTCTCGCCTCAGCAAAGGCTACAAGGCGTCGTCCAAGTACATGAACTGTTTCATGTCTCCGCTGCTCACAGTGGTGGCCAAGAACGTCGCCTTCTTCGCCGGGTCCATATTAGCCGTACTCATCGCTCTGACCATATACGACGAGGATGTGCTGGCTGTAGAGCACGTCCTCAGCAGCATCACACTCCTCGGGGTTTGCATTACAATCTGCAG GTCGTTTATTCCTGATAAGCACATGGTGTTTTGTCCGGAGCAGCTGCTCAAAGTGATCCTAGCACACATCCACTACATGCCAGACCACTGGCAAGGCAACGCCCACCGTTACGAGACCAGAGACGAGTTTGCACAACTTTTCCAGTATAAAGCT GTGTTCATCCTCGAGGAACTGCTCAGTCCCGTCATCACGCCGTTCATCCTCATTTTATGCCTCCGCCGCAAATCTCTGGAGATCATCGATTTCTTCCGGAATTTTACCGTGGAGGTGGTGGGCGTGGGAGACACCTGCTCTTTCGCTCAGATGGACGTCCGCCATCATGGACATCCAGCT TGGATGTCTGCGGGAAAGACGGAGGCCTCGATCTACCAGCAGGCAGAGGACGGGAAGACCGAGCTGTCCCTCATGCACTTCGCCATCACTAATCCTCAGTGGCAGCCTCCACGAGAGAGCACGCATTTTATCAGCCAGCTGAAGGAGAAAGTGCACCGCGAGGCCACTGGGGGGCAGCAGGGGAACGCCGCCGAGAACCTCACTTCTGCTCACTCACTGCAGTCcgagtctgag CCTCGAAGCCTCATCGCTAACCTCCTGGCCGGACCACCATCCTTGGCCTCACTGCACCTGGGTCGAGACGGCTCCATCATCAATCACTTGTCGATGGGAGTGAGCGAGGGTGCGTCCGCCCTGcgctccctctcccccctcAGCACCAGCCTGCACCTGAGGGCCAGCTATCCATCCACCAGGCCGCCCCGACTGGACCACCCTGCTGTGGCAGCAGGCAGAGCCATGGCAGGATCCGG gaccGATGCTCGCACTGTCAGTTCCGGTAGCAGTGCTTGGGAAGGTCAGCTGACCAGCATGGTCCTATCAGAATACGCCTCCACAGAGATGAGTATTCATGCCCTCTACATGCACGAG ATGCACAAACAGCAGTCCCGTGTCGAGATCTCACGCCACACCTGGCACAGGCAGGAGAGCGATGAGAGCAGCGAGAGCGTCCACGATTACACGGAGCCCGGGCACAACGCCATGCCCCGCTCCAACACTTTCCCCTGCAACACCACTGCCAACCAGCAGGGGGCCACAGTCCAGAGCAGCGTCAGTCAGTACGGGGGAACTACAG GCGCCCGGGTTCAGCGCACAGCCCGGATGCCAATGGGAGGCTGGGAGGAGGAGCCTGTAGTGGAGGAGGGCTCTGAAGATGAGCTGCCACCACATGTCCATAAG gtGACATAA
- the atg9a gene encoding autophagy-related protein 9A isoform X2, translating into MLLGEIFELVQLVFVVTFTVFLANCVDYDILFANKFVNHTESSKVTLPDAFLPVDVCHARIRDNVLVIFILVISGVFWLHRLVKFIYNVCCYWEIRSFYINALKMSMADLPYFTWQEVQARIIEIQKEHQICIHKRELTELDIYHRILRFKNYMVAMVNKSLLPIRFRLPLLGDSVFYTRGLKYNFELIFFWGPGSLFENEWSLKSEYKRGGNRLDLADRLSSRILWIGIANLLLCPVILIWQILYAFFSYTEVIKREPGSLGARCWSLYGRCYLRHFNELDHELMSRLSKGYKASSKYMNCFMSPLLTVVAKNVAFFAGSILAVLIALTIYDEDVLAVEHVLSSITLLGVCITICRSFIPDKHMVFCPEQLLKVILAHIHYMPDHWQGNAHRYETRDEFAQLFQYKAVFILEELLSPVITPFILILCLRRKSLEIIDFFRNFTVEVVGVGDTCSFAQMDVRHHGHPAWMSAGKTEASIYQQAEDGKTELSLMHFAITNPQWQPPRESTHFISQLKEKVHREATGGQQGNAAENLTSAHSLQSESEPRSLIANLLAGPPSLASLHLGRDGSIINHLSMGVSEGASALRSLSPLSTSLHLRASYPSTRPPRLDHPAVAAGRAMAGSGTDARTVSSGSSAWEGQLTSMVLSEYASTEMSIHALYMHEMHKQQSRVEISRHTWHRQESDESSESVHDYTEPGHNAMPRSNTFPCNTTANQQGATVQSSVSQYGGTTGARVQRTARMPMGGWEEEPVVEEGSEDELPPHVHKVT; encoded by the exons ATGCTTCTGGGGGAAATCTTTGAGCTCGT ACAACTGGTCTTTGTGGTGACGTTCACTGTTTTTCTGGCCAACTGTGTGGACTACGACATCCTGTTCGCCAACAAGTTCGTCAATCATACCGAATCGTCCAAGGTGACTCTTCCCGACGCGTTTCTTCCTGTGGATGTGTGTCATGCTCG GATCCGTGATAACGTCTTGGTTATTTTCATCCTGGTGATATCTGGCGTGTTCTGGCTCCATCGCCTGGTCAAATTTATATACAACGTCTGCTGCTACTGGGAGATCCGCTCGTTCTACATCAATGCTCTGAAAATGTCCATG GCGGACCTTCCTTATTTCACCTGGCAAGAGGTGCAGGCGCGAATCATCGAGATCCAAAAAGAGCATCAGATCTGCATCCACAAACGGGAACTGACCGAGCTGGACATCTACCACCGCATCCTGCGCTTTAAGAACTACATGGTGGCGATGGTGAACAAGTCTCTGCTGCCCATCCGTTTCCGTTTACCCCTGCTGGGAGATTCTGTCTTCTACACGCGTGGCCTCAAGTACAACTTCGAGCTGATCTTCTTCTGGGGTCCCGGCTCTCTCTTCGAAAACGAGTGGAGTCTGAAGTCCGAATACAAGCGTGGAGGAAACCGGCTGGACTTGGCCGACCGCCTGAGCTCAAGGATCTTGTGGATCGGTATCGCCAACCTGCTCCTGTGTCCCGTCATTCTGATCTGGCAGATCCTGTACGCGTTCTTCAGCTACACAGAGGTCATTAAACGCGAGCCTGGCAGCCTCGGCGCTCGCTGCTGGTCCCTGTATGGCCGCTGCTACCTGCGCCACTTCAACGAGCTCGACCACGAGCTCATGTCTCGCCTCAGCAAAGGCTACAAGGCGTCGTCCAAGTACATGAACTGTTTCATGTCTCCGCTGCTCACAGTGGTGGCCAAGAACGTCGCCTTCTTCGCCGGGTCCATATTAGCCGTACTCATCGCTCTGACCATATACGACGAGGATGTGCTGGCTGTAGAGCACGTCCTCAGCAGCATCACACTCCTCGGGGTTTGCATTACAATCTGCAG GTCGTTTATTCCTGATAAGCACATGGTGTTTTGTCCGGAGCAGCTGCTCAAAGTGATCCTAGCACACATCCACTACATGCCAGACCACTGGCAAGGCAACGCCCACCGTTACGAGACCAGAGACGAGTTTGCACAACTTTTCCAGTATAAAGCT GTGTTCATCCTCGAGGAACTGCTCAGTCCCGTCATCACGCCGTTCATCCTCATTTTATGCCTCCGCCGCAAATCTCTGGAGATCATCGATTTCTTCCGGAATTTTACCGTGGAGGTGGTGGGCGTGGGAGACACCTGCTCTTTCGCTCAGATGGACGTCCGCCATCATGGACATCCAGCT TGGATGTCTGCGGGAAAGACGGAGGCCTCGATCTACCAGCAGGCAGAGGACGGGAAGACCGAGCTGTCCCTCATGCACTTCGCCATCACTAATCCTCAGTGGCAGCCTCCACGAGAGAGCACGCATTTTATCAGCCAGCTGAAGGAGAAAGTGCACCGCGAGGCCACTGGGGGGCAGCAGGGGAACGCCGCCGAGAACCTCACTTCTGCTCACTCACTGCAGTCcgagtctgag CCTCGAAGCCTCATCGCTAACCTCCTGGCCGGACCACCATCCTTGGCCTCACTGCACCTGGGTCGAGACGGCTCCATCATCAATCACTTGTCGATGGGAGTGAGCGAGGGTGCGTCCGCCCTGcgctccctctcccccctcAGCACCAGCCTGCACCTGAGGGCCAGCTATCCATCCACCAGGCCGCCCCGACTGGACCACCCTGCTGTGGCAGCAGGCAGAGCCATGGCAGGATCCGG gaccGATGCTCGCACTGTCAGTTCCGGTAGCAGTGCTTGGGAAGGTCAGCTGACCAGCATGGTCCTATCAGAATACGCCTCCACAGAGATGAGTATTCATGCCCTCTACATGCACGAG ATGCACAAACAGCAGTCCCGTGTCGAGATCTCACGCCACACCTGGCACAGGCAGGAGAGCGATGAGAGCAGCGAGAGCGTCCACGATTACACGGAGCCCGGGCACAACGCCATGCCCCGCTCCAACACTTTCCCCTGCAACACCACTGCCAACCAGCAGGGGGCCACAGTCCAGAGCAGCGTCAGTCAGTACGGGGGAACTACAG GCGCCCGGGTTCAGCGCACAGCCCGGATGCCAATGGGAGGCTGGGAGGAGGAGCCTGTAGTGGAGGAGGGCTCTGAAGATGAGCTGCCACCACATGTCCATAAG gtGACATAA